A single Deltaproteobacteria bacterium DNA region contains:
- the groEL gene encoding chaperonin GroEL (60 kDa chaperone family; promotes refolding of misfolded polypeptides especially under stressful conditions; forms two stacked rings of heptamers to form a barrel-shaped 14mer; ends can be capped by GroES; misfolded proteins enter the barrel where they are refolded when GroES binds; many bacteria have multiple copies of the groEL gene which are active under different environmental conditions; the B.japonicum protein in this cluster is expressed constitutively; in Rhodobacter, Corynebacterium and Rhizobium this protein is essential for growth), translated as MAAKEIYFHQSAREAILRGVRTLADAVAVTLGPKGRNVVIEKAFGSPTITKDGVTVAKEIDLADKFENMGAQMVREVASKTSDKAGDGTTTATVLARSIYEEGLKLVTAGHSPMDLKRGIDAAVAAVVEELKKLSKETKGKKEIAQVGIISANGDETIGNIIAEAMEKVGKEGVITVE; from the coding sequence ATGGCGGCCAAGGAAATCTACTTTCACCAGTCGGCGCGCGAGGCCATCCTGCGCGGCGTGCGCACGCTCGCTGACGCGGTGGCCGTGACGCTCGGTCCCAAGGGCCGCAACGTGGTCATCGAGAAGGCGTTCGGCTCGCCCACGATCACCAAGGACGGCGTCACCGTCGCCAAGGAGATCGACCTGGCCGACAAGTTCGAGAACATGGGCGCCCAGATGGTGCGCGAGGTCGCCAGCAAGACCAGCGACAAGGCCGGCGACGGCACCACCACCGCCACTGTGCTCGCCCGCTCCATCTACGAGGAGGGCCTCAAGCTCGTCACCGCCGGCCACTCGCCCATGGACCTCAAGCGCGGCATCGACGCGGCCGTGGCGGCCGTGGTGGAGGAGCTGAAGAAGCTCTCCAAGGAGACCAAGGGCAAGAAGGAGATCGCCCAGGTCGGCATCATCAGCGCCAACGGCGACGAGACCATCGGCAACATCATCGCCGAGGCGATGGAGAAGGTGGGCAAGGAGGGCGTGATCACCGTCGAG
- a CDS encoding DUF99 family protein: MRLPASTKQLRVVGFDDAPFARRRGSVVRLIGAVCNDTRFEGLVTGHLRRDGWDATDAVARALEGGKFLPQIHLVLLDGIAFGGLNIVDLVSLSERLKRPCVALMRRPPDLDAMARAIQRLPNAKRRLEVLVRAGPIHASAPFYFQVQGAEPDAIAKLLPRLTDRGHVPEALRLAHLIGGALATGESGNRA, translated from the coding sequence ATGCGTCTTCCCGCGTCGACCAAGCAGCTCCGCGTGGTGGGCTTCGACGATGCGCCGTTCGCGCGGCGGCGAGGCTCGGTGGTGCGGCTCATTGGCGCGGTCTGCAACGACACGCGGTTCGAAGGGCTCGTCACGGGTCACCTTCGGCGCGACGGCTGGGACGCGACCGACGCCGTGGCGCGCGCGCTCGAGGGCGGGAAGTTCCTGCCGCAGATTCACCTGGTGCTGCTCGACGGCATCGCGTTCGGCGGGCTGAACATCGTCGATCTGGTTTCGTTGTCGGAGCGGCTGAAGCGGCCGTGTGTGGCGCTGATGCGCCGGCCGCCGGATCTGGACGCGATGGCGCGCGCGATTCAACGATTGCCGAATGCGAAGAGGCGGCTCGAGGTGCTGGTGCGTGCGGGGCCGATCCACGCGTCGGCGCCGTTCTACTTTCAAGTGCAAGGCGCCGAGCCGGACGCGATTGCAAAGTTGCTCCCGCGGCTCACGGATCGCGGACACGTGCCCGAGGCGCTGCGGCTCGCGCACCTGATTGGCGGCGCGCTGGCGACGGGCGAGAGCGGCAACCGCGCGTGA